A genomic stretch from Mycobacterium cookii includes:
- a CDS encoding peptidoglycan endopeptidase — translation MFVLATLMGLLEQMSGTPYITGGHSPAGTDCSGLASVVSNVATDRPAFGERFNTGNEESALLARGFKYGTAPGALVIGWNGGHTAVTLPDGTPVSSGEGGGVRIGGGGAYQPQFTHHMYLPVDPEGPGDAPPPPAPMLVNAVTPDAPPPPAPDAPPPPAPDAPPPPAPDAPPPPADAPPPPGEAA, via the coding sequence ATGTTTGTCTTAGCAACACTGATGGGCCTTCTCGAGCAGATGTCCGGCACGCCGTATATCACCGGTGGACATTCCCCCGCAGGGACCGACTGCTCGGGTCTGGCCTCCGTGGTATCGAACGTGGCAACGGACCGGCCCGCCTTCGGAGAGCGGTTCAACACCGGCAATGAAGAGTCGGCGCTGCTGGCCCGCGGCTTCAAGTACGGAACGGCCCCCGGCGCGCTCGTGATCGGCTGGAACGGTGGCCACACGGCGGTAACGCTGCCCGACGGCACCCCGGTGTCCAGCGGTGAGGGCGGTGGCGTCCGAATCGGTGGCGGTGGCGCCTACCAGCCGCAGTTCACCCACCACATGTACTTGCCTGTCGACCCGGAAGGCCCCGGGGACGCCCCGCCGCCCCCGGCACCGATGCTGGTGAACGCCGTCACCCCGGATGCTCCCCCGCCGCCGGCCCCCGACGCTCCCCCGCCGCCGGCCCCCGATGCTCCTCCGCCGCCCGCCCCGGACGCGCCGCCTCCGCCCGCAGATGCGCCGCCTCCGCCTGGAGAAGCCGCCTGA